A single window of Desulfovibrio sp. G11 DNA harbors:
- a CDS encoding DUF169 domain-containing protein, translated as MQELVNQTQKLLDLLGHNEAPLGIYYTDVKPEGFGPKAGETFSREREAAGEIDWQKAFGAFSCIIGNIRLARKKRTAAWISHKECGCMGGGYYSGMYAPYLDMNVRYVSTGMPGTPIEGEHYLPSPESMVAFMEDCAPPLQEGKYCVIKPLEQFSPAEPPLVVVFFARPEVMTGLHNLACYTVGSHTGVVSPFGAGCTNIIAWPLVYERRGQACAVIGGFDPSARKYMKADELSFAVPLGLYGKMLDRMDSSALTRETWAGVRKKVLKSRRIWGEGGEEGGTAS; from the coding sequence ATGCAGGAACTTGTCAATCAGACGCAGAAACTGCTGGATCTTCTGGGCCATAACGAAGCCCCGCTGGGAATATATTATACGGATGTAAAGCCGGAAGGCTTTGGTCCCAAAGCCGGAGAAACCTTCAGCCGTGAGCGTGAGGCCGCCGGAGAGATTGACTGGCAAAAGGCTTTCGGCGCTTTTTCATGTATCATCGGCAACATCCGGCTGGCGCGTAAAAAGCGCACGGCGGCGTGGATAAGTCACAAGGAGTGCGGCTGTATGGGGGGCGGGTACTATTCCGGCATGTACGCCCCCTACCTTGACATGAACGTCCGCTACGTCTCCACCGGAATGCCGGGAACACCCATCGAAGGGGAGCATTATCTGCCTTCGCCCGAGAGCATGGTGGCTTTTATGGAAGACTGCGCGCCGCCCCTGCAGGAGGGCAAATACTGTGTGATCAAGCCGCTTGAACAGTTCAGCCCCGCGGAGCCGCCATTGGTGGTGGTTTTTTTCGCGCGGCCGGAGGTCATGACGGGGTTGCACAACCTGGCCTGCTATACTGTGGGCAGCCACACCGGCGTTGTCTCACCGTTCGGGGCGGGCTGTACCAATATCATCGCCTGGCCGCTGGTGTACGAGCGCCGCGGGCAAGCTTGCGCCGTCATCGGCGGCTTTGATCCCTCTGCCCGCAAGTACATGAAGGCTGACGAACTCAGCTTTGCCGTTCCTCTGGGATTGTACGGCAAGATGCTGGACCGGATGGACTCATCGGCCCTGACGCGCGAAACCTGGGCCGGTGTACGCAAAAAAGTGCTTAAAAGCCGGAGAATATGGGGAGAGGGGGGAGAAGAGGGCGGAACGGCTTCCTGA
- a CDS encoding type II toxin-antitoxin system RelE family toxin, which yields MSYSLQFHEIALKEWRKLDASIREQFKKKLAERLEHPRVPSSALSGMRDCYKIKLRSIGYRLVYMVDDGILFVTVISIGKRERLEVYRKALQRVTPEE from the coding sequence ATGAGCTATAGTCTGCAGTTTCATGAGATTGCGCTGAAGGAGTGGAGAAAACTGGATGCCAGCATCCGGGAACAGTTTAAAAAGAAACTGGCTGAACGTTTGGAACATCCACGGGTTCCTTCATCCGCTTTGTCTGGCATGCGCGATTGCTATAAAATAAAACTGCGCTCAATTGGATATCGGCTGGTGTACATGGTGGATGATGGCATCCTCTTTGTTACAGTCATTTCCATTGGCAAGCGTGAACGCCTTGAAGTATATCGGAAGGCTTTGCAACGTGTGACTCCAGAAGAATAG
- a CDS encoding chemotaxis response regulator CheY, producing the protein MPYNPNMRVLVVDDFSTMRRIVRNILRQIGFQNVVEADDGTTAWEVLNREKIDFIVSDWNMPNMTGIELLRKVRASEQFAHIPFLMVTAEAQQENIIEAVQAKVSNYIVKPFTADTMKQKIDKIFG; encoded by the coding sequence ATGCCTTACAATCCCAATATGCGTGTTCTTGTGGTTGACGACTTTTCCACCATGCGCCGCATTGTGCGTAACATCCTGCGCCAGATCGGTTTTCAGAACGTGGTGGAGGCCGATGACGGCACCACCGCATGGGAAGTCCTCAACCGCGAAAAAATAGACTTTATCGTGTCAGACTGGAATATGCCCAACATGACGGGCATTGAGCTGCTGCGCAAAGTGCGCGCCAGCGAGCAGTTTGCGCACATTCCCTTTCTCATGGTTACGGCCGAAGCCCAGCAGGAAAATATCATCGAGGCCGTGCAGGCCAAGGTTTCCAACTATATCGTCAAGCCGTTCACTGCTGACACGATGAAACAGAAGATCGACAAAATCTTCGGCTGA
- a CDS encoding Txe/YoeB family addiction module toxin, whose protein sequence is MKLLWHDVAWDDYLYWHTHDKQAVKRIHMLIKDIQRNGYVGIGKPEPLKANLQGWWSRRIDAEHRLVYRIVGDVCQIIQCKGHYES, encoded by the coding sequence ATGAAGCTCCTATGGCATGATGTGGCGTGGGATGACTATTTATATTGGCATACGCACGACAAACAGGCCGTCAAGCGCATCCACATGCTGATTAAAGACATTCAGCGAAACGGATATGTCGGCATAGGCAAGCCGGAGCCTTTGAAAGCTAACCTCCAGGGTTGGTGGAGTCGCCGCATTGATGCTGAGCACAGACTCGTCTACCGCATTGTTGGCGATGTCTGTCAGATAATTCAATGCAAAGGCCATTATGAGAGTTGA
- a CDS encoding flagellar basal body-associated FliL family protein, producing the protein MANKTDVKDAPARDEVQISLGPDPAVRKVELDLDDAPFLKEEQEAASPAVQDDKKLPAQVAPDPKAEKKQKLLILGAGGAALLLILGAAVWWFFLRTAPPPPPEIKPEVIVVPSQPVDVPPTDYVKELAPFVVPRQVDGTARFLVCKFSTISKSPSVSGEMDHKMISLRDALFFYLSGKSDDYLLNPGNAVTIKRDLTSILNDYLSSGRIDDVLFESYLAE; encoded by the coding sequence GTGGCAAACAAGACTGACGTCAAAGACGCTCCCGCCAGGGATGAAGTACAGATTTCACTGGGGCCGGACCCGGCCGTGCGCAAGGTGGAGCTGGATCTTGACGATGCCCCGTTTCTGAAAGAAGAGCAGGAAGCAGCCAGCCCGGCCGTACAGGATGACAAAAAACTTCCCGCCCAGGTTGCCCCTGATCCAAAAGCAGAAAAAAAGCAAAAACTTCTTATTCTTGGTGCCGGGGGCGCTGCCCTTCTGCTGATTCTTGGCGCCGCCGTATGGTGGTTTTTTCTGCGCACAGCGCCGCCCCCTCCTCCTGAAATCAAGCCCGAAGTCATCGTGGTTCCGTCCCAGCCCGTAGATGTGCCGCCCACCGACTATGTAAAAGAGCTGGCTCCCTTTGTGGTTCCCCGCCAGGTGGACGGCACGGCTCGCTTTCTGGTGTGCAAGTTTTCGACAATCAGCAAAAGCCCCAGCGTCAGCGGCGAGATGGATCACAAGATGATATCCTTGCGCGACGCCCTGTTTTTCTACCTGAGCGGCAAGAGTGACGACTACTTGCTTAACCCGGGCAATGCTGTCACCATCAAGAGAGACCTGACGAGCATCCTTAATGACTACCTGTCCTCTGGTCGTATTGATGATGTGCTTTTTGAAAGCTATCTTGCGGAATAA
- a CDS encoding DUF3150 domain-containing protein — protein MAPIVSDIRILDNLLALNLNVSLWSARRKMSQEDLGGAELPPEDLASLGSKRIADPENLKVFGTLKARAFNYLDRHGVRFMSGWAIPEEKAGEIVQELCNIRNDFQKEKESFLAGYDQNVQSWIEKHHQWGEIIRNSTVGPDYVRARMDFRWQLYKVSPLEQHADNTAVLEAGLAEEVQGLGGTLFGEVAKSAEDIWRRVYHGKTEVTHKALSPLRTLHAKLTGLSFVEPHVAPVADIVQAALQRIPKKGNITGPDLLLLQGLVCLLKDSDALVAHAQKVIEGYAPAFVLDALLAGPGIIHESDDSAGEIDGIAEGEMDDEPVLPNIPVADNTLPHPAIPSLGLW, from the coding sequence ATGGCACCGATTGTTTCTGACATTCGCATTCTGGACAATTTGCTGGCCCTTAACCTCAATGTCAGCCTGTGGTCAGCCCGGCGCAAAATGAGCCAGGAAGATCTGGGCGGAGCGGAACTGCCACCCGAAGACCTGGCTTCCCTTGGCTCCAAGCGCATCGCCGACCCGGAAAACCTCAAAGTGTTCGGCACACTCAAGGCCCGCGCCTTCAATTATCTGGACAGGCATGGCGTGCGGTTCATGTCCGGTTGGGCCATCCCTGAAGAAAAAGCCGGTGAAATCGTGCAGGAGCTTTGCAACATCCGCAACGACTTCCAGAAAGAAAAGGAATCCTTTCTGGCTGGCTATGATCAAAATGTGCAGAGCTGGATAGAAAAACATCATCAATGGGGCGAGATTATCCGTAACTCCACCGTGGGGCCGGACTATGTCCGCGCCCGCATGGATTTTCGCTGGCAGTTGTACAAGGTGTCTCCGCTGGAACAGCATGCGGATAATACCGCCGTGCTTGAAGCTGGCCTTGCGGAAGAGGTGCAGGGTCTCGGCGGCACGCTCTTTGGTGAGGTGGCCAAGTCTGCCGAGGATATCTGGCGCAGGGTCTACCACGGCAAGACGGAAGTAACCCACAAGGCCCTTTCTCCTCTGCGGACTCTGCACGCCAAGCTCACAGGCTTGTCTTTCGTAGAACCGCATGTGGCCCCGGTGGCTGACATCGTACAGGCTGCACTGCAACGCATCCCCAAGAAGGGCAATATCACCGGCCCTGACTTGCTGCTCCTGCAAGGGCTGGTCTGTCTGCTCAAGGACAGTGATGCCCTGGTGGCACACGCCCAGAAGGTTATTGAGGGCTATGCCCCGGCCTTTGTGCTGGACGCCTTGTTGGCTGGGCCGGGCATTATTCATGAATCAGACGACTCCGCTGGAGAGATTGACGGCATCGCAGAAGGGGAGATGGACGACGAGCCCGTACTGCCGAACATCCCCGTGGCAGACAACACGCTGCCACATCCTGCCATTCCCAGCCTTGGTCTGTGGTGA
- a CDS encoding chloride channel protein: MLVKTGNPFLQIKHDVTEMGVFGLGKIIVQALLVGSATGAVVGLFRHLNDAITLWLVGAVGQRGLADHLMVLAVFGGLLLLAVISVLLLRAEPLISGSGIPQVELMVKGKLRMNWLRVLLCKFAGALAALTGGLSVGREGPCIMMGASLGVGVGTLWKDSTAANNPRYLVGGSAAGLAAAFGAPLAGMCFAFEEMKTPLRAPMVITCAITAFAAIYVMQGIFGFGLVFPFGVHSMLPWREWWLVPVAGVVMGGLGVLYNTVLIRMTLWADKTRLLPLHLRVVIPFMCAGLFLYFYPTVLAGFGIGALDLARLSIPLTALLLLLGVKMLFSCASFATGVAGGLLMPILFMGGMAGACLASTMLLFDMVAPDRAATILILCMAGLFGSSVRAPLTGAFLMLEMTDSYHNMVFVILAAYIAAFVADKLGNEPVYDSLRRRCVIQGRIRMPRRKPRRPQGPQGGAGGAMAKRAFSQPGT; the protein is encoded by the coding sequence ATGTTAGTGAAAACAGGCAATCCTTTTCTCCAGATCAAGCACGACGTTACAGAAATGGGTGTTTTCGGTCTGGGCAAGATTATTGTGCAGGCCCTGCTTGTGGGCAGCGCCACCGGGGCTGTGGTTGGCCTGTTCCGGCACCTGAATGACGCCATCACCCTCTGGCTTGTGGGGGCTGTGGGGCAGCGCGGTCTTGCAGATCACCTCATGGTGCTGGCCGTTTTTGGCGGTCTTTTGCTTTTGGCCGTCATTTCGGTGCTGCTTTTGCGCGCGGAGCCGCTCATCAGCGGCAGCGGCATCCCCCAGGTGGAGTTGATGGTCAAGGGCAAGTTGCGCATGAACTGGCTGCGCGTACTGCTGTGCAAGTTCGCCGGTGCGCTGGCCGCCCTTACGGGCGGCCTTTCTGTGGGACGCGAGGGGCCGTGCATCATGATGGGAGCCTCTCTGGGCGTTGGAGTGGGGACCCTGTGGAAGGACAGCACCGCTGCCAATAACCCCCGTTACCTCGTGGGGGGCAGTGCCGCCGGTCTTGCCGCCGCCTTTGGCGCGCCGCTGGCAGGCATGTGCTTTGCCTTTGAGGAAATGAAAACCCCCCTCAGGGCGCCCATGGTCATAACCTGCGCCATCACGGCCTTTGCGGCCATCTATGTGATGCAGGGCATTTTCGGCTTCGGGCTGGTCTTTCCCTTTGGGGTGCACTCCATGCTGCCGTGGCGCGAATGGTGGCTCGTGCCCGTTGCCGGTGTGGTTATGGGCGGGCTTGGCGTACTGTATAATACCGTGCTCATACGCATGACCCTCTGGGCGGATAAGACAAGGTTGCTGCCCTTGCATTTACGGGTAGTCATACCCTTTATGTGCGCCGGTCTGTTTTTGTATTTTTATCCCACAGTGCTGGCCGGCTTCGGCATAGGAGCGCTGGATCTGGCGCGCCTGTCCATCCCGCTGACCGCGCTTTTGCTGCTGCTGGGCGTCAAGATGCTTTTTTCCTGTGCCAGTTTTGCCACGGGCGTGGCAGGGGGGCTGCTCATGCCCATCCTGTTTATGGGCGGGATGGCCGGGGCCTGTCTTGCATCCACCATGCTGCTTTTTGACATGGTAGCGCCGGACAGGGCCGCCACCATACTCATCCTGTGCATGGCAGGGCTGTTCGGTTCATCCGTGCGCGCCCCCCTTACAGGCGCTTTTCTTATGCTTGAAATGACAGACTCTTACCATAACATGGTCTTTGTTATCCTTGCGGCGTACATTGCGGCCTTTGTGGCCGACAAGCTCGGCAACGAGCCTGTGTATGACAGCCTGCGCCGCCGCTGTGTCATCCAGGGCAGGATCAGGATGCCCCGGCGCAAGCCCCGCCGCCCGCAAGGCCCGCAAGGGGGGGCAGGGGGCGCAATGGCGAAGCGGGCTTTTTCGCAACCTGGCACATAG
- a CDS encoding cobaltochelatase CobT-related protein, whose product MIRSKDVLNCLPLLASVLGDQYGVQVRIGGNEACTNGKVIYLPALPMDCEPELLAMARGFVDHEAAHIRHTDFAALMAAKPDPVTFNLFNCLEDWRIEKKLSAIFPGCRHNLNWLIRRFFVEEAEPRAGDDPPALVVLDYVLLTVRAWDVEEVNRPRMAAVEILRQHFPGLKEVLDAILAKVYIHCPDTATAIAYARLLAQAIRQWEPQPQPQQQKKTRENGADLCDSAPQSDQDISSDCASQTQQPASLSKAKAQLTALLHAEAQDLPQNLGELLSTALILCQAESAFEKVTVAVEGFRPSGVFPEPQKLQALQASIALRTRLQGLLQARTQKQCSIGRRGTLHPGSLHRLQTGNSRIFRREAEQTGLNTAVHILLDASGSMSGVPIVLAKQACFAVAKALENIKGVNPAVTAFPATASTSSVFPIMRHGQKVPDNFDINASGGTPLAAALWWVMQTMLFLKEQRKIILIITDGVPDNTHAAIHAASVAQKLGYEVYGLGIRDEHIARLLPQTSRVINDLSDLVPVMFDMLQDALLKGGVA is encoded by the coding sequence ATGATACGCTCCAAAGACGTTCTCAACTGCCTGCCCCTGCTGGCGTCCGTGCTGGGCGACCAGTACGGGGTGCAGGTACGTATCGGTGGCAATGAAGCCTGCACCAACGGCAAGGTTATCTATTTGCCTGCATTGCCTATGGATTGCGAGCCTGAATTGCTGGCAATGGCTCGCGGATTCGTGGATCACGAGGCGGCCCATATAAGGCACACGGATTTTGCTGCACTCATGGCTGCCAAGCCTGATCCTGTAACCTTCAATCTCTTTAACTGCCTGGAAGATTGGCGTATTGAGAAAAAACTGTCTGCCATTTTTCCAGGTTGTCGACACAACCTGAACTGGTTGATACGACGATTCTTTGTAGAAGAAGCAGAACCAAGGGCCGGGGATGATCCTCCGGCCCTTGTTGTTTTGGACTATGTGCTGTTAACCGTGCGGGCCTGGGATGTGGAAGAGGTGAACAGGCCGCGCATGGCAGCAGTAGAGATACTACGCCAGCACTTCCCCGGCCTGAAGGAAGTGCTGGATGCCATTCTGGCCAAGGTTTACATCCACTGCCCCGACACGGCTACAGCCATTGCCTATGCCCGCCTTTTGGCACAGGCCATCCGGCAATGGGAACCACAACCACAACCGCAACAACAGAAGAAAACCAGAGAAAACGGAGCTGACCTTTGCGATTCTGCCCCTCAATCAGATCAGGATATTTCGTCTGATTGTGCATCTCAAACGCAGCAACCAGCATCCCTCAGCAAGGCCAAAGCCCAGCTTACAGCCTTGCTGCATGCCGAAGCGCAAGACCTGCCGCAAAACTTGGGGGAGCTTCTTTCAACGGCACTTATTCTTTGTCAGGCAGAATCGGCCTTTGAGAAGGTTACGGTTGCCGTGGAAGGCTTTCGACCTTCGGGCGTATTTCCTGAGCCGCAAAAGCTGCAAGCCCTTCAGGCCAGCATTGCCTTGCGCACACGTCTTCAGGGGCTTTTGCAGGCACGGACACAAAAACAATGCAGCATCGGTCGGCGAGGCACCTTGCACCCAGGCTCACTCCATCGGCTGCAAACGGGCAATTCACGCATTTTCCGCAGGGAGGCGGAGCAGACTGGCCTCAACACTGCTGTGCATATCTTGCTGGATGCCAGCGGCAGCATGAGCGGCGTACCCATCGTTTTGGCAAAGCAGGCGTGCTTTGCAGTGGCAAAGGCGCTGGAAAATATCAAAGGCGTAAATCCTGCGGTCACGGCTTTTCCCGCGACGGCGTCCACAAGTTCTGTCTTCCCCATCATGCGGCATGGTCAAAAGGTGCCAGACAACTTCGACATCAATGCATCCGGCGGTACCCCTCTGGCTGCGGCCTTGTGGTGGGTTATGCAGACGATGCTGTTTCTCAAGGAGCAACGGAAAATCATTCTCATCATTACTGACGGAGTACCCGACAATACACACGCAGCAATCCATGCTGCGAGCGTAGCGCAAAAACTTGGTTATGAGGTGTATGGCCTTGGCATCCGTGATGAGCATATAGCCCGCCTGCTGCCACAGACCAGCCGGGTCATCAACGATCTGTCCGACCTGGTACCTGTCATGTTTGACATGCTTCAGGACGCCCTACTCAAAGGCGGTGTAGCATGA
- a CDS encoding phenylacetate--CoA ligase family protein yields MTRKDRTEGIYSRREVLDESERRQYCLIQLKDLLSYAYRYSEDVKKRFDRAQFNVEKFKTLADIKHIPILKKKELIFLQSMGPRLGGLLTKDIGELKRIFLSPGPIFDPEDRGEDYWGYTEAFYSVGFRPGDAVQNTFNYQLTPAGLMFEEPLRNLGCAVIPAGPTDAATQLDIMQKLRVSGYVGTPSFLMHLAQKAEEKGLNLRKDLFLEVAFVTGERLSEKMRSQMEKKYDLVMRQGYGTADVGCIGYECFHKTGLHVANRCFVEICHPDTGIPLKDGEVGEIVVTAFNKTYPLIRLATGDLSYIDRSPCACGRTSPRLGSIVGRVDTTARIMGMFVYPHQVEQVMSRFEEIKRWQIEVTNPGGIDEMTLFVETSAFKREEELLHQFREKIKLRPELRVLAPGSLPPQIRPIEDKRHWD; encoded by the coding sequence ATGACCCGTAAAGACCGCACAGAAGGCATATACAGCCGCCGCGAAGTTCTGGATGAAAGCGAGCGCCGCCAGTACTGCCTTATCCAGCTCAAGGACTTGCTCTCCTATGCGTACCGCTATTCGGAAGACGTGAAGAAACGCTTCGACCGTGCGCAGTTCAATGTGGAGAAATTCAAGACCCTTGCTGACATCAAGCATATTCCCATTCTCAAAAAGAAAGAGCTTATCTTTCTTCAGTCCATGGGGCCGCGTCTGGGCGGACTGCTGACCAAGGATATCGGCGAACTCAAACGCATTTTTCTTTCCCCCGGCCCCATTTTCGACCCCGAAGACCGTGGCGAAGATTACTGGGGCTATACTGAAGCCTTTTATTCTGTGGGCTTTCGCCCCGGCGACGCAGTGCAGAATACCTTCAACTACCAGTTGACGCCTGCGGGCCTCATGTTTGAAGAGCCTTTGCGCAATCTGGGCTGTGCGGTCATTCCCGCAGGGCCGACCGATGCCGCCACCCAGCTGGACATCATGCAGAAGCTGCGCGTGTCCGGCTATGTGGGGACGCCGAGCTTTTTGATGCACCTGGCGCAAAAGGCCGAAGAAAAAGGCCTCAATCTGCGCAAGGATCTCTTTCTGGAGGTGGCTTTTGTCACCGGCGAGCGTCTTTCCGAAAAAATGCGCTCGCAGATGGAAAAGAAGTACGACCTTGTCATGCGGCAAGGCTACGGCACGGCTGACGTGGGCTGCATCGGCTATGAATGCTTCCACAAGACCGGACTGCATGTGGCCAACCGCTGCTTTGTGGAAATATGCCACCCTGATACGGGCATTCCGCTCAAGGACGGCGAAGTGGGCGAAATTGTGGTCACGGCATTCAACAAGACCTATCCGCTCATCCGTCTGGCTACGGGCGACCTTTCGTACATCGATCGCAGCCCCTGCGCCTGCGGCCGCACCAGCCCGCGCCTGGGCAGCATTGTAGGCCGCGTGGACACCACAGCCCGTATCATGGGCATGTTTGTCTACCCGCATCAGGTTGAGCAGGTCATGAGCCGCTTTGAAGAAATCAAGCGTTGGCAGATCGAAGTCACCAACCCCGGCGGCATCGACGAAATGACCCTTTTTGTGGAAACAAGCGCCTTCAAGCGCGAAGAGGAACTGCTGCACCAGTTCCGCGAAAAGATCAAACTGCGCCCCGAACTGCGCGTGCTGGCTCCCGGCAGCCTGCCCCCGCAAATCCGGCCCATCGAAGACAAGCGCCACTGGGACTAG
- a CDS encoding FliA/WhiG family RNA polymerase sigma factor yields MKTGTAQAHTPGPWEALETGATAWENFSPAEQEAVVRHYAPKIRFLALRLKAKLPRSVELGELISSGTLGLMEALGKFRPQLGIRFETYAESRIRGAMLDELRRLDWFPRSLRQRVRTLDEAIRKVEHEHGRQATEEELQAITGLPLRDVRQGLEALQNQLWLSLDAIQDTISGDAQEPGGEPYRKTAFRELVERVAPLIDRLTPREKLVLSLYYTDELNMRETAEVMGITEGRVSQLHSQALSRLRKEFVSLYGEDADI; encoded by the coding sequence ATGAAAACCGGAACAGCTCAAGCGCATACCCCCGGCCCCTGGGAAGCGCTCGAAACCGGGGCAACCGCCTGGGAAAATTTTTCTCCGGCAGAGCAGGAGGCCGTGGTGCGTCATTATGCGCCCAAAATCCGCTTTCTGGCCCTGCGTCTCAAGGCCAAGCTGCCGCGCAGCGTGGAACTGGGCGAACTCATCAGCTCTGGAACGCTCGGCCTTATGGAGGCTCTGGGCAAGTTCCGGCCACAACTGGGCATACGCTTTGAAACCTACGCGGAAAGCCGCATACGCGGCGCCATGCTGGACGAATTGCGCAGGCTGGACTGGTTCCCCCGCTCTTTGCGGCAACGGGTGCGCACGCTTGATGAAGCCATCCGCAAGGTGGAGCACGAGCATGGCCGCCAAGCCACGGAAGAAGAGCTTCAGGCCATTACCGGCCTTCCCCTGCGGGACGTGCGCCAGGGGCTTGAAGCACTGCAAAACCAGCTCTGGCTTTCACTGGACGCCATACAGGACACCATCTCGGGTGATGCCCAGGAACCCGGAGGAGAACCCTACCGCAAAACAGCCTTTCGTGAGTTGGTGGAAAGGGTTGCCCCTCTTATAGATCGCTTGACGCCAAGAGAAAAGCTGGTACTGTCACTCTACTATACTGATGAGTTGAATATGCGTGAAACAGCTGAAGTCATGGGCATCACAGAAGGCCGTGTTTCACAGTTGCATTCACAGGCCCTGAGCCGCCTGCGCAAAGAATTCGTCAGCCTGTATGGTGAGGACGCTGACATATAA
- a CDS encoding type II toxin-antitoxin system RelB/DinJ family antitoxin — MANLQIRVDDALKTQAQAVTAELGMDVATAVRIFLAQMVREKALPFTPSLDPFYSQQNQAHLARLAQEMDASTNSTYRQLIEDAHEAPMA; from the coding sequence ATGGCCAACCTGCAAATACGTGTCGACGATGCCCTGAAGACGCAGGCCCAAGCCGTTACCGCCGAGTTAGGTATGGATGTGGCAACGGCAGTACGAATATTTCTTGCGCAGATGGTGCGAGAAAAGGCCCTACCTTTTACCCCAAGTCTTGATCCTTTTTACAGCCAGCAGAACCAGGCGCATCTTGCGCGACTGGCTCAAGAAATGGATGCCAGTACAAACAGCACTTACCGCCAACTGATTGAGGACGCGCATGAAGCTCCTATGGCATGA
- a CDS encoding ERF family protein has translation MNQYQSENITELAKALLSVQRTVRPIAKDAENPFTKSWYASLNSVMDTCRDALIENGIWLCQYPVPVEQPNSIGLVTKLTHAESGQWQSSLAAVPLPKADPQGMGSAITYARRYALTAMLGMVTEDDDGEGAKTGRKTPSRPKLPINAPEARKAASPDASIKNKSPTTSNRSSAALENLPPLEGITYQQVTAQDGRPCIIASGNTQAKKEILTGAGFRWNPQRKLWWKYVDAA, from the coding sequence ATGAACCAATATCAATCAGAAAACATCACCGAATTGGCCAAGGCCTTGCTCAGCGTGCAGCGAACCGTGCGCCCCATAGCCAAGGACGCTGAAAATCCGTTCACCAAAAGCTGGTACGCCAGTCTCAACAGCGTCATGGATACCTGCCGAGATGCGCTTATCGAAAATGGCATCTGGCTGTGCCAGTACCCTGTACCCGTTGAGCAGCCAAACTCCATAGGGCTAGTTACCAAGCTGACCCACGCGGAATCAGGTCAGTGGCAAAGCTCTCTTGCTGCTGTTCCGTTGCCAAAGGCCGACCCTCAGGGCATGGGATCGGCAATTACCTATGCCCGCCGCTACGCTCTTACCGCCATGTTGGGCATGGTCACGGAAGATGACGATGGAGAAGGGGCAAAAACAGGCCGAAAAACGCCCTCACGTCCGAAATTGCCCATAAACGCTCCTGAGGCGCGAAAGGCAGCTTCTCCCGATGCCAGCATCAAAAACAAGTCTCCAACCACCTCAAATCGCTCGTCAGCAGCACTTGAAAATCTTCCTCCGCTGGAGGGCATTACTTATCAACAGGTGACGGCTCAGGACGGGCGGCCCTGCATCATTGCCAGCGGCAACACGCAGGCCAAAAAGGAAATACTCACAGGCGCGGGCTTCCGCTGGAACCCCCAGAGAAAATTGTGGTGGAAATATGTTGATGCCGCATAG
- a CDS encoding type II toxin-antitoxin system Phd/YefM family antitoxin, whose amino-acid sequence MDPIHANITVSVTELKRNFANILATAKDAPVAVLNHNKPEAYLLSAKHYEEILGILEDLEDKKIVESREHGPFVTVTLDEL is encoded by the coding sequence ATGGATCCTATACACGCCAATATTACAGTGAGTGTCACGGAACTCAAACGCAATTTTGCAAATATTTTGGCTACTGCCAAGGATGCTCCGGTGGCAGTTTTGAACCACAACAAACCGGAAGCCTACCTTTTGTCCGCAAAGCATTACGAAGAAATCCTTGGAATCCTTGAAGACCTTGAAGACAAGAAGATCGTCGAAAGCCGCGAGCATGGCCCTTTTGTCACGGTGACGCTTGATGAGCTATAG